From the Shewanella amazonensis SB2B genome, one window contains:
- a CDS encoding DUF2947 domain-containing protein has protein sequence MQTSHIPLEQYRRKWIFNNKDLPVSEDDKACIYPLDDKSAMAVWKQLVSDKASASEHFSKADWGGRPKSWVKSDIWQDAWDSEDPALPAVVAAHFEWPDDTRVFFCYDKYQAIETRWDVFVRNWKCFLFFDDGPLLMSDSQPQVALFTQDGNVQLGVRS, from the coding sequence TTGCAAACCAGTCACATCCCCCTTGAGCAGTACCGTCGCAAGTGGATTTTCAACAACAAAGACCTGCCGGTAAGCGAAGATGACAAGGCCTGTATTTATCCTCTGGATGATAAAAGTGCCATGGCGGTGTGGAAACAATTGGTGAGTGATAAGGCCAGTGCGTCAGAGCATTTCTCCAAGGCCGATTGGGGCGGCCGCCCTAAAAGCTGGGTGAAAAGCGACATCTGGCAAGACGCCTGGGACAGTGAAGACCCTGCCCTGCCTGCCGTTGTGGCGGCTCATTTTGAGTGGCCAGACGATACCCGGGTGTTCTTTTGCTACGACAAATATCAGGCCATCGAAACCCGCTGGGATGTGTTTGTACGTAACTGGAAATGCTTTCTGTTTTTTGATGATGGCCCACTGCTGATGTCAGACAGCCAGCCTCAGGTTGCGCTCTTTACCCAGGATGGCAATGTGCAATTGGGCGTTCGCAGCTAA
- a CDS encoding chalcone isomerase family protein, whose translation MKSLLSLLLLCLSFQGVAKEVAGIALPDSLLQDNHAYVLNGAGVRSKFFMDLYVGSLYLTTTADTADKVMAQDKAIIRLDILSDLITSEKMRNAINEGFEAATDGKQDDAMKASIATFMTLFEADIKPGDNFVLIAGRDGVEAIKNDVPLPKVGDATFAAALLKIWLGEHPAQKSLKQEMLGR comes from the coding sequence ATGAAGTCACTCCTTTCCCTGCTGTTACTCTGCCTTTCTTTTCAGGGTGTTGCCAAAGAGGTTGCGGGTATAGCCCTGCCCGATAGCCTGTTGCAGGATAATCACGCCTATGTGCTCAATGGCGCCGGGGTACGCAGTAAATTTTTTATGGACCTATACGTCGGCAGCCTCTATCTAACCACCACAGCCGACACAGCCGATAAGGTGATGGCACAGGATAAAGCCATCATCCGGCTGGATATTCTGTCTGACCTTATCACCAGCGAGAAAATGCGTAACGCAATTAACGAAGGCTTTGAAGCCGCAACCGATGGCAAACAGGATGACGCCATGAAGGCCAGCATCGCCACCTTTATGACGCTGTTTGAAGCCGATATCAAACCAGGCGACAACTTCGTGCTGATTGCTGGCCGGGATGGCGTGGAAGCCATCAAAAATGATGTCCCCCTACCTAAAGTAGGTGATGCAACCTTTGCTGCGGCCCTTCTGAAAATCTGGCTCGGCGAGCATCCGGCCCAGAAAAGCCTTAAGCAGGAAATGCTCGGACGTTGA